Below is a genomic region from Geoglobus acetivorans.
AGAGCTTTCTCAGAAACAGCGGTGTTACGGTCGTGAGGCAGAGCCACATCCTGAGCGGGCTTGAAAGAAGTATAAGCAGAAAGCTTGGAGGAGCAAGCAGAACGGAGGCCATAGCCGAAGCTTTGAGGTCCCTTTTCGGCCATGGAATGAAGGTCTGCGTGGAAATCGCCATAATGGCTGCAGACAGCGGAGCAATACCAATAGAGGAGATTGTCGCAGTCGGGGGAAGAGGAAGGGGTGCGGATACTGCCGTAATTCTTCGACCGGCACACATGAACACGTTTTTCAACATGGAAATAAAGGAGATAATATGCATGCCGAGGAACAAGAGAAAGTGATGAGAAAACATTTTTATTTTCCAG
It encodes:
- a CDS encoding pyruvate kinase alpha/beta domain-containing protein codes for the protein MVEKIHYFEKPGKDNTDETVKLAIERAMARGIKHVVFASSTGYTARKILEYSRGKDLNLVCVTYHTGFYEEGKNSMDPETESFLRNSGVTVVRQSHILSGLERSISRKLGGASRTEAIAEALRSLFGHGMKVCVEIAIMAADSGAIPIEEIVAVGGRGRGADTAVILRPAHMNTFFNMEIKEIICMPRNKRK